Proteins from a single region of Salinibacter grassmerensis:
- a CDS encoding DivIVA domain-containing protein translates to MNLTPLDIRKREFDRSLRGYDPQEVDAFLDMVAEQWEDLEDERRRLKNKVEELQSRMDHYQEVEEALQQALDQTRKNAEETLENAREKAERIVEDAKAEAADIEREAERIVEDARDQAEEIKRDAESEREKLKADVRHLHNRHTEAVARLRAFLNSELEVLEAHEQERDPSGPASATPPEPPTDETPPSPSSSGSPSGPGAPSDAPSAPGLTQADDDAPDPATESASDAEPARPNASSFEPTDPADPDASSASGRVDDADSSETDPTADSSTESPPDTDDPASPEEDVLAETEPLTNAAPSTEGSSADRTPSEVFTDDVASEAAPTPRPSSEQDTPSERPPSEPEVSDDRPHEQDEPSSSQANAPDQPTDVPAPSEQEVGDVSDPQASNAEQTEEPEKRNRSGDDQDDTSEEIEKIWSILEDMED, encoded by the coding sequence ATGAACCTCACGCCGCTCGACATTCGAAAGCGAGAGTTTGACCGCAGCCTGCGCGGGTACGACCCCCAGGAGGTCGACGCATTCCTCGACATGGTGGCCGAGCAGTGGGAGGACCTGGAAGACGAACGCCGCCGCCTGAAAAACAAGGTGGAGGAGCTGCAAAGCCGGATGGACCACTACCAGGAGGTCGAAGAGGCCCTCCAGCAGGCTCTGGACCAGACGCGGAAGAACGCCGAGGAGACGCTCGAAAATGCTCGCGAGAAGGCCGAGCGCATCGTGGAGGACGCCAAGGCGGAAGCGGCAGACATTGAGCGTGAAGCCGAGCGCATCGTGGAGGACGCCCGGGATCAGGCCGAAGAGATCAAGCGCGACGCGGAGAGCGAGCGCGAGAAGCTGAAGGCCGACGTCCGTCATCTCCACAATCGGCACACCGAGGCCGTTGCACGGCTGCGGGCCTTCCTCAACTCGGAGCTTGAGGTGCTGGAGGCGCACGAGCAAGAGCGCGACCCGTCCGGCCCGGCGTCGGCGACGCCCCCGGAGCCGCCGACCGACGAGACTCCTCCATCGCCGTCCAGTTCTGGCTCGCCGTCCGGCCCTGGAGCGCCGTCCGACGCCCCCTCTGCTCCGGGTTTAACACAGGCGGACGACGATGCTCCCGATCCCGCCACGGAGTCGGCCTCCGACGCAGAGCCGGCCCGCCCCAATGCGTCGTCGTTTGAGCCCACAGACCCGGCGGACCCCGATGCCTCTTCCGCCTCGGGCCGCGTCGATGACGCTGATTCGTCCGAGACGGACCCGACTGCCGATTCATCTACGGAGAGCCCCCCGGACACAGACGACCCGGCCTCCCCCGAGGAGGACGTTCTCGCCGAGACCGAACCGCTGACTAACGCCGCCCCTTCGACCGAGGGGTCATCTGCGGACCGCACCCCGTCGGAGGTTTTCACGGACGACGTCGCAAGCGAGGCCGCCCCCACTCCTCGCCCTTCTTCGGAGCAGGACACCCCGTCGGAACGGCCTCCTTCCGAGCCCGAGGTCTCCGACGATCGTCCCCATGAGCAGGACGAGCCGTCCTCTTCACAGGCCAACGCGCCGGATCAGCCTACCGATGTCCCGGCCCCATCGGAGCAGGAGGTAGGCGATGTCTCCGATCCCCAGGCGTCCAATGCCGAGCAGACGGAAGAGCCGGAAAAGAGAAATCGCTCCGGGGACGACCAGGACGACACCTCCGAGGAGATCGAGAAAATCTGGAGCATCCTCGAAGACATGGAGGATTAG
- a CDS encoding YggS family pyridoxal phosphate-dependent enzyme: protein MSKIPDATPEVEAQIRPEVVQERVESIRGRIAQACDRVGRSPDEITVVAVSKTFPMQAIESGTGVGLEHFGENRARQLRDKAKARPGAFEDGDVKWHMVGHLQRNKAKFIARHADWFDALDSPRLAEELNKRAAKNDRVLPCLVQVNVTGDEQKYGLAPSETHEYLDHCAQYDHLAIEGLMALGSFVDDPEDVRGEFQGMRELFDTYDASDNPQVEMNELSIGMSNDFEVAIEEGSTMIRLGTSIFGPRDYD from the coding sequence ATGAGCAAGATTCCGGATGCTACGCCGGAGGTGGAAGCCCAAATCCGCCCCGAAGTCGTACAGGAACGAGTCGAGTCCATCCGTGGGCGCATCGCTCAGGCCTGCGACCGGGTCGGGCGGTCTCCCGATGAGATCACGGTCGTCGCCGTCTCCAAGACGTTTCCGATGCAGGCCATCGAATCCGGCACGGGCGTGGGCCTGGAGCACTTCGGCGAAAACCGGGCCCGGCAGCTCCGCGACAAGGCGAAGGCCCGCCCGGGCGCCTTTGAGGACGGCGACGTGAAGTGGCACATGGTGGGCCACCTGCAAAGAAACAAGGCCAAGTTCATTGCCCGCCACGCCGACTGGTTCGACGCGCTCGACAGCCCTCGCCTCGCGGAGGAGCTCAACAAACGAGCCGCCAAGAACGACCGCGTACTGCCGTGCCTAGTGCAGGTCAACGTCACGGGCGACGAGCAAAAGTACGGGCTCGCCCCGTCCGAGACGCACGAGTACCTCGACCACTGCGCGCAGTACGATCACCTTGCCATCGAGGGGCTCATGGCCCTCGGCTCGTTCGTGGACGACCCCGAGGACGTCCGGGGCGAGTTTCAGGGGATGCGGGAGCTGTTCGACACCTACGACGCGTCCGACAACCCGCAGGTGGAGATGAACGAACTCTCCATCGGAATGAGCAACGACTTCGAGGTCGCCATCGAGGAAGGAAGCACCATGATCCGGCTCGGCACATCGATCTTCGGGCCGCGCGATTACGACTAG
- a CDS encoding CPXCG motif-containing cysteine-rich protein yields MNVREQTFTCPHCWETTAVLVDPSVREQTYIEDCGVCCRPLRVHIVAQGGRVVSFDVQPTQ; encoded by the coding sequence GTGAACGTCCGCGAGCAGACATTTACGTGCCCGCACTGCTGGGAAACAACCGCCGTGCTCGTCGACCCGTCGGTCCGCGAGCAGACCTACATCGAGGACTGTGGCGTCTGTTGTCGCCCCCTGCGCGTCCACATCGTCGCGCAGGGCGGCCGCGTCGTGTCGTTCGACGTGCAGCCGACCCAGTAG
- a CDS encoding ABC transporter permease produces MSENVPWILKMAWRDSRGSRARLALYLSAMVLGVAALVAIRGFGENLTRTVDQEAKTLLGADLKIESDSPFQDSTEALLDSIGGTQSRRVSFASMAYFPATGGTRLSAVRAVEGGFPFYGTLETQPDDAAARYRSQDGALVDGALLRQFGVEVGDSVRVGDTQYPILGELKQAPGESSFTSAASPRIYLPRARLDTSLFGRGSRVEYEVMFEFEEARNLNELIAGIDPYLDRHDLDLDTVEEAASGWQDGLSDLYRFLGLAGFIALLLGSLGVASAVHVYVQRRLTSIAVLRCLGAKAGPTFRIYLAQAGVLGLIGAGFGSLLGVALQAFVPRLLADFLPVEVTFAVSWTAVGLGLVVGLGVTLLFALWPLLEVRGVSPLQALRTEVEPSTGGWRDPARWAVAAAVAATVSGIAVLQAPTWEIGLGYAVGVGAVFGVLALVARGIMAGVRRFFPTSWSYPWRQGLANLYRPHNQTTVLLLTLGLGVFLITTLVLVERTLLEQIQVAGGENRPNLVMFGIQNDQIDGVRSAVEEAGAPVLASEPIVTTRLQALQGRPIEALRQDSTVNVSWAYEREYRVTYRDHLTESETIVAGEFVGAVEGNPMQSGEAVPISMEQEMAREELNVGVGDTLTFDVQGRPITTYISSLRNVNWQRIGTNYFVVFPEGALEAAPQTHVLLGRTPNDDVAAAAQRNVVQDYPNVSAIDLSLILSTFQDLFGRLAYVIRFMALFSVFTGLIVLAGAVVVSRYQRAEESVLLKTLGASRRTVQTIMTVEYLFLGAFAAATGLLLALAGAWGLSYFVFEGPFVVAPLVLLAAFVLAVIVTIAIGLWNSRGLYDRPPLDVLRTET; encoded by the coding sequence ATGAGCGAGAACGTCCCGTGGATTCTCAAGATGGCCTGGCGCGACAGCCGCGGCAGCCGCGCACGACTGGCCCTCTACCTCTCCGCCATGGTGCTGGGCGTGGCGGCCCTCGTGGCCATTCGCGGCTTTGGGGAAAACCTGACGCGGACGGTCGACCAGGAGGCGAAGACGCTCCTGGGCGCCGACCTGAAAATCGAGAGCGACTCGCCGTTTCAGGACTCCACCGAGGCGCTCCTTGACTCGATTGGGGGCACCCAGTCGCGCCGCGTATCGTTCGCGTCGATGGCCTACTTTCCCGCCACCGGCGGCACACGGCTCTCCGCCGTGCGGGCCGTGGAGGGGGGCTTTCCGTTCTACGGCACGCTGGAGACGCAGCCCGACGACGCGGCGGCCCGCTACCGGAGTCAGGACGGGGCTCTCGTGGACGGCGCGCTCCTGCGTCAGTTTGGGGTCGAGGTGGGCGACTCCGTCCGCGTCGGGGACACACAGTACCCCATCCTCGGGGAGCTGAAGCAGGCCCCGGGCGAGTCGAGCTTTACCTCGGCCGCCAGTCCCCGCATTTACCTGCCTCGTGCCCGGCTCGATACCTCCCTCTTCGGCCGCGGGAGCCGTGTGGAGTACGAGGTGATGTTCGAGTTTGAGGAGGCCCGAAATCTGAATGAGCTCATCGCGGGGATCGACCCCTATCTGGACCGGCACGATCTCGACCTCGATACCGTCGAGGAGGCCGCCTCGGGCTGGCAGGATGGCCTCAGCGACCTGTATCGCTTTCTGGGCCTTGCTGGATTCATAGCGCTGCTACTGGGGAGCCTCGGCGTAGCGAGTGCGGTGCACGTGTACGTCCAACGCCGCCTCACCTCGATCGCTGTCCTGCGCTGCCTGGGGGCGAAGGCCGGGCCCACGTTCCGCATCTACCTTGCTCAGGCCGGTGTGCTCGGCCTGATCGGGGCCGGGTTCGGCAGCCTTCTCGGCGTGGCACTGCAGGCCTTCGTGCCCCGCCTCCTCGCCGACTTCCTGCCCGTCGAGGTCACCTTCGCGGTGTCGTGGACCGCTGTGGGCCTGGGGCTGGTCGTAGGGCTGGGCGTGACGCTTCTCTTCGCGCTGTGGCCGCTGCTGGAGGTACGGGGCGTCTCGCCGCTCCAGGCGCTGCGAACCGAGGTGGAGCCCTCGACCGGCGGCTGGCGCGACCCCGCCCGGTGGGCCGTGGCGGCCGCCGTAGCGGCCACGGTGTCGGGCATCGCCGTGCTCCAGGCCCCCACCTGGGAGATTGGGCTCGGCTACGCCGTCGGCGTGGGCGCCGTGTTCGGGGTGCTCGCCCTCGTGGCCCGCGGGATCATGGCGGGGGTGCGCCGTTTCTTTCCGACCTCTTGGTCCTACCCCTGGCGGCAGGGCCTGGCCAACCTGTACCGGCCCCATAACCAGACGACGGTCCTGTTGCTTACCCTGGGCCTGGGCGTCTTCCTCATCACGACCCTCGTGCTCGTCGAGCGCACGCTCCTGGAGCAGATCCAGGTGGCGGGGGGCGAGAACCGCCCCAACCTCGTGATGTTTGGCATCCAGAACGACCAGATCGACGGCGTCCGCAGCGCCGTGGAGGAGGCGGGCGCCCCGGTTCTGGCCAGCGAGCCCATCGTGACGACGCGCCTGCAGGCCCTGCAGGGCCGCCCCATTGAGGCCCTGCGGCAAGATTCGACGGTCAACGTGAGCTGGGCCTACGAGCGCGAGTACCGCGTCACGTACCGCGACCACCTCACCGAGAGCGAGACGATCGTGGCGGGCGAGTTCGTCGGTGCCGTCGAGGGCAATCCGATGCAGTCCGGCGAGGCCGTTCCCATCTCGATGGAGCAGGAGATGGCCCGGGAGGAACTGAACGTGGGCGTCGGCGACACCCTCACGTTCGACGTGCAGGGCCGGCCGATCACGACCTACATCTCCAGCCTGCGCAATGTGAACTGGCAGCGCATCGGCACCAACTACTTTGTGGTCTTTCCCGAGGGCGCGCTCGAGGCGGCCCCACAGACCCACGTTCTCCTCGGGCGCACCCCGAACGACGACGTGGCGGCCGCGGCGCAGCGGAACGTCGTGCAGGACTACCCAAACGTGTCCGCCATCGACCTGTCCCTCATCCTCTCCACGTTCCAGGACCTCTTCGGGCGCCTCGCGTACGTGATCCGGTTCATGGCCCTCTTCAGCGTGTTCACGGGCCTCATCGTGCTGGCCGGGGCGGTGGTGGTAAGCCGCTACCAGCGGGCCGAGGAGAGCGTCCTGCTAAAGACACTGGGGGCTTCGCGCCGCACCGTACAGACCATCATGACGGTGGAGTATCTCTTTCTCGGGGCCTTCGCGGCGGCGACGGGCCTGCTTCTGGCCCTGGCGGGCGCATGGGGACTCTCGTACTTCGTCTTCGAGGGGCCCTTCGTGGTCGCGCCGCTCGTGCTTCTCGCGGCGTTCGTGCTTGCCGTGATCGTGACCATCGCCATTGGCCTCTGGAACAGCCGCGGCCTCTACGACCGTCCGCCGCTCGACGTGCTCCGGACGGAGACGTAG
- a CDS encoding GAF domain-containing protein, giving the protein MSSPASSTTPAADKAEHYDDARRRIGALLDGPTDWMSAMATVACELHHSFDHYDWTGFYRAVSDEELLVGPYQGPHGCLHIDFDRGVCGAAARTRETQLWPDVSEAPDHIACQSSTRSEVVVPVLTPSDDLLAVLDVDSDTLGAFDTTDREHLEALCRDLGEQFADTALR; this is encoded by the coding sequence ATGTCTTCTCCCGCTTCCTCCACCACACCCGCGGCAGATAAGGCCGAACACTACGACGACGCCCGTCGTCGCATCGGCGCGCTGCTGGACGGCCCGACCGACTGGATGTCGGCGATGGCCACCGTGGCGTGCGAACTCCACCACTCGTTCGACCACTACGACTGGACAGGCTTCTACCGGGCGGTGTCCGACGAGGAACTGCTCGTGGGTCCGTACCAGGGCCCACACGGCTGCCTCCACATCGATTTTGACCGCGGGGTGTGTGGAGCGGCGGCGCGGACCCGCGAGACGCAGCTGTGGCCGGACGTGTCCGAGGCCCCGGACCACATCGCGTGCCAGTCGTCCACCCGGTCGGAGGTCGTCGTGCCCGTCCTTACACCAAGCGACGATCTACTGGCCGTGCTCGACGTCGATTCCGACACGCTCGGTGCATTCGACACGACCGACCGAGAGCACCTGGAGGCGCTGTGTCGGGACCTCGGGGAGCAGTTCGCCGACACAGCGCTGAGGTAG
- a CDS encoding DUF427 domain-containing protein: MKATWNDVVLAESDDTVVVEGNHYFPPESLNKDHFKKSEHRTTCPWKGKAHYYDLVDNGDRAEDSAWYYPDPSDEASELKDHVAFYGSQVEVTE, encoded by the coding sequence ATGAAAGCCACCTGGAACGATGTTGTCCTCGCTGAGAGCGACGATACCGTCGTCGTTGAGGGCAACCACTATTTCCCGCCCGAGTCGCTGAACAAGGACCACTTCAAGAAGAGCGAGCACCGCACCACCTGCCCGTGGAAGGGCAAGGCGCACTACTACGACCTGGTCGACAATGGTGATCGCGCAGAGGACTCCGCGTGGTACTACCCGGATCCGTCCGACGAGGCGTCTGAGCTCAAGGACCACGTCGCCTTCTACGGCAGTCAGGTGGAGGTGACAGAGTAG
- a CDS encoding ABC transporter substrate-binding protein gives MDTIRLGLEWFLNPDHTPLLLAKEHGWLEDAGLNLEVIEPEEHLDAVGAIEDGDMDVAVTEPLHLVEDRAAGRPVVGFTRFLHTNGGVMYRPDAGIERPRDLAGARLQYPGAPGPGGPAIAGSMVEADGGAYDPDTFTPVDYGFYHTDALIDGEADAATLAFYNFELVEAAHRGLDAEFFALKNWGIPDFCQLVLITTPRPA, from the coding sequence ATGGACACGATTCGCCTGGGGCTTGAGTGGTTCTTGAACCCGGACCACACCCCTCTTCTTCTCGCGAAAGAACACGGCTGGCTCGAAGATGCCGGCCTTAATCTCGAGGTCATCGAGCCGGAGGAGCACCTCGACGCCGTCGGTGCCATCGAAGATGGAGACATGGACGTGGCGGTGACCGAGCCGCTCCACCTCGTCGAGGACCGTGCTGCCGGCCGACCAGTCGTTGGCTTCACGCGGTTCCTTCACACCAACGGCGGGGTCATGTACCGCCCGGACGCCGGTATTGAGCGCCCCCGAGACCTCGCAGGCGCGCGCCTGCAATATCCTGGGGCCCCCGGCCCCGGCGGCCCCGCCATCGCCGGCTCAATGGTCGAGGCCGACGGCGGGGCATACGACCCCGACACGTTTACGCCGGTCGACTATGGCTTCTACCACACCGACGCATTAATCGACGGAGAGGCCGACGCGGCCACACTGGCCTTCTACAACTTCGAGCTCGTAGAGGCGGCCCACCGGGGCCTCGACGCGGAGTTTTTCGCCCTCAAGAACTGGGGCATCCCGGACTTCTGCCAGCTCGTCTTGATCACCACCCCCCGACCGGCTTGA
- a CDS encoding ferredoxin--NADP reductase codes for MASDTLETTLTSIHQMTPRVKQFVLEAEDHTFSYQPGQHVVIEFEQDGDTVGRPYTPVNLPGTGALALGIKRYEDGTASTWMHDRSVGDQITVTKPSGNLHLQSLSRDVVFLSTGTGITPMIAMLKQYLSEGSGRAAFLYGERTQEDIMYRETLDHLSADHDNLEVLYSLSDEDWDGPTGHVQSHLGEVVDGRFEDPHYYICGIPPMVVDSEEMLQNEGVEEDRIFTEGWESDAV; via the coding sequence ATGGCTTCCGACACGCTAGAGACCACTCTTACTTCCATTCACCAAATGACCCCTCGGGTCAAGCAGTTTGTGCTTGAGGCGGAGGACCACACCTTCTCCTACCAGCCCGGTCAGCACGTCGTCATCGAGTTTGAGCAGGACGGAGACACCGTTGGGCGGCCCTACACGCCCGTGAACCTGCCGGGCACCGGCGCCCTGGCCCTTGGCATCAAGCGCTACGAGGACGGCACCGCCTCGACCTGGATGCACGACCGGTCGGTCGGGGACCAGATCACGGTCACCAAGCCCAGCGGTAACCTCCACCTGCAGAGCCTCAGTCGAGACGTGGTCTTCCTCTCGACTGGGACGGGCATCACCCCGATGATTGCGATGCTCAAGCAATACCTGAGCGAGGGCAGCGGCCGGGCCGCGTTCCTCTACGGAGAGCGCACCCAGGAAGACATCATGTACCGGGAGACCCTCGACCATCTGTCGGCCGACCACGACAACCTGGAGGTGCTCTACTCCTTGTCCGATGAAGACTGGGACGGGCCGACCGGGCACGTGCAGTCCCACCTCGGTGAAGTGGTAGACGGCCGCTTTGAGGACCCGCACTACTACATCTGCGGGATCCCCCCGATGGTGGTCGACAGCGAAGAGATGCTCCAGAATGAGGGCGTCGAGGAGGACCGCATCTTCACGGAGGGGTGGGAAAGCGACGCAGTGTAG
- a CDS encoding carboxypeptidase-like regulatory domain-containing protein, with amino-acid sequence MRRRTGFRRLVFSFCLFALLAAGQEAGAQQSDPARGRATLVGTVVDSATGDPLSDVNVFIAESMRGTTTDDQGRFRLTGVPLGAQQLYVSFVGYESTSRSLNLRESRPYRFEFALQETVLEGEGVVVEAERDEQWQRRFERFKAAFLGETPNAEQAKIRNREVLSFDGGMGSLEAFAARPIVIENKALGYRVEYHLEDFKVTQRRTQYDGEPFFEELEGSPAQEAKWEKARREAFLGSFHHLMLAMIEDRVEEQGFKLFYRQNAPGGPPGRASSDPPGGGSFGSGFSGGGGRMSIEVSDIMTDGDAPDEHILDFQGAAEIIYLGEKQSEAYSTWREERTGRRGGRAPRYQTSQFWLERGPATVDYKGEVVERYGVTVSGYFGFERVADQVPKEYRPQ; translated from the coding sequence ATGCGCCGCCGCACAGGCTTCCGCCGTCTTGTTTTCTCCTTCTGTCTCTTTGCGCTGCTGGCCGCCGGGCAGGAGGCCGGTGCCCAGCAGTCCGATCCTGCACGCGGCCGGGCTACTCTCGTGGGCACCGTCGTGGATTCGGCGACCGGCGACCCCTTGTCGGACGTGAACGTCTTCATCGCGGAGAGCATGCGGGGGACGACGACCGACGATCAGGGCCGCTTCCGGCTCACGGGCGTGCCGCTCGGGGCTCAGCAACTCTACGTGTCCTTCGTGGGGTACGAATCGACCTCCCGGAGCCTCAACCTGCGAGAGTCGAGGCCGTACCGGTTCGAGTTTGCGCTTCAGGAGACGGTCTTGGAGGGAGAGGGCGTCGTCGTTGAGGCGGAGCGCGACGAGCAGTGGCAGCGGCGCTTCGAGCGGTTTAAGGCAGCCTTTCTCGGCGAGACCCCCAACGCGGAGCAGGCGAAAATCCGAAACCGAGAGGTGCTCAGCTTCGACGGGGGAATGGGCTCGCTGGAAGCCTTTGCCGCCCGGCCCATCGTGATTGAAAACAAGGCCCTCGGCTACCGGGTGGAGTATCACCTGGAGGACTTCAAGGTGACCCAGCGGCGGACGCAGTACGATGGGGAGCCGTTTTTTGAAGAATTGGAGGGCAGCCCGGCCCAGGAAGCGAAGTGGGAAAAGGCCCGCCGAGAGGCATTCCTCGGGTCCTTCCACCACCTCATGCTCGCCATGATCGAGGATCGGGTCGAGGAACAGGGCTTCAAGCTGTTCTATCGGCAGAACGCGCCGGGCGGCCCCCCTGGACGTGCGTCCTCAGATCCGCCGGGGGGCGGCAGCTTCGGATCGGGCTTCTCCGGGGGCGGGGGGCGGATGTCCATTGAGGTGAGCGACATCATGACCGACGGAGACGCGCCGGACGAACACATCCTTGACTTTCAGGGGGCGGCCGAAATCATCTATCTTGGGGAGAAGCAAAGCGAGGCCTACTCGACCTGGCGGGAGGAGCGCACCGGGCGCCGGGGCGGACGAGCGCCCCGCTACCAGACCTCTCAGTTCTGGCTGGAGCGAGGCCCGGCCACCGTCGACTACAAAGGCGAGGTTGTAGAGCGGTACGGCGTGACCGTATCGGGGTACTTCGGGTTCGAGCGAGTGGCCGATCAGGTGCCGAAGGAATACCGCCCGCAGTAG
- a CDS encoding potassium channel family protein → MTAVPNSESENLHIIIAGAGRVGHRTARVLRDQGHDAYLIDKEPDTVENARQALQSTVIEGDATDPNVLAQADPERADVLAALTETGATNFAICAVVKHLTDDIRTVARIERPDQLDEEGKFFDRVVYPERAGAKSAVNQILAGDTRVFEDVTSDLDVLEIQVAPEAPVAGKKLGAAQLPDQSHVVFDVTNDELPEPGTELVPGHRYLIAAAPGVTRETRRQMVG, encoded by the coding sequence ATGACTGCTGTCCCCAACTCGGAATCCGAGAACCTCCACATCATCATCGCCGGGGCCGGGCGCGTCGGGCACCGGACGGCCCGGGTCTTGAGAGATCAGGGCCACGACGCCTACCTCATCGACAAGGAGCCCGACACCGTCGAAAACGCCCGCCAGGCGCTACAGTCGACGGTCATCGAAGGAGACGCCACGGACCCGAACGTACTGGCACAGGCCGACCCCGAGCGGGCCGATGTTCTCGCCGCCCTGACGGAGACCGGGGCAACAAACTTCGCAATCTGCGCGGTCGTCAAGCACCTCACCGATGACATCCGGACCGTTGCCCGGATTGAACGGCCCGACCAGCTTGATGAGGAGGGCAAGTTCTTCGACCGGGTGGTCTATCCGGAGCGGGCCGGTGCGAAGTCCGCGGTCAATCAGATCCTGGCCGGCGACACGCGGGTCTTTGAGGATGTCACCAGCGACCTTGACGTGTTGGAGATTCAGGTTGCCCCGGAGGCCCCGGTTGCCGGCAAGAAGCTGGGAGCTGCCCAGCTTCCGGACCAGAGCCACGTCGTGTTCGATGTTACGAACGACGAGTTGCCCGAGCCCGGCACCGAGCTCGTGCCGGGACACCGCTACCTGATTGCGGCCGCCCCTGGCGTGACCCGCGAGACGCGAAGGCAAATGGTTGGGTAG
- a CDS encoding DUF2214 family protein, translating to MSLWSSTLVLYLHILSFMLTYAAVAVEYALLRGPTDAATVRSLETADVVYGLAAVGVFATGVVQVLYFGKGFAYYLQSPVLWTKVGLFTLVGVASIYPTLTFLRWRAELDGEEVPVQNLLGLSIPSRSASCDRRLRSTVGVELALLTLLPLLGSALHYGLG from the coding sequence ATGTCCCTCTGGTCCTCCACGCTCGTTCTGTACCTGCACATCCTCAGCTTCATGCTCACCTATGCCGCGGTGGCGGTCGAGTATGCCCTACTGCGCGGCCCCACCGATGCTGCTACGGTTCGATCACTAGAAACGGCCGACGTTGTGTACGGGCTCGCTGCCGTCGGCGTATTCGCGACGGGCGTGGTGCAAGTGCTGTACTTCGGAAAGGGGTTTGCCTACTACCTGCAGAGCCCGGTGCTGTGGACGAAGGTCGGGCTGTTTACGCTGGTCGGCGTGGCGTCCATCTACCCTACGCTCACGTTTCTGCGATGGCGGGCCGAGCTCGACGGGGAGGAAGTGCCTGTTCAGAACCTGCTGGGACTCTCAATTCCCTCGCGTTCAGCCTCCTGCGACCGGCGGCTTCGAAGCACCGTCGGGGTTGAACTGGCTCTTCTGACTCTCCTTCCTCTCCTTGGAAGTGCACTGCACTACGGACTTGGCTGA
- a CDS encoding TIGR03643 family protein: MGVQRDHDLSDEEVSHVIGMAWKDDVPFEAIEARYGLEEEAVIALMRGRLKRSSWKLWRERVSGRPSKHASRRSLTDSVSKRPPGARSLESLDDDTDLSGPLESSALRDRSGETADRPKNDEEGPEE, from the coding sequence ATGGGTGTTCAACGCGACCATGATCTCTCGGATGAGGAGGTCTCCCACGTTATCGGCATGGCCTGGAAGGACGACGTCCCCTTCGAGGCCATCGAGGCGCGGTACGGCCTGGAGGAAGAAGCCGTCATCGCGCTGATGCGCGGTCGGCTGAAGCGGTCGAGCTGGAAACTCTGGCGCGAGCGAGTCAGCGGACGTCCCTCAAAGCATGCCTCCCGGCGTTCGTTGACCGACTCGGTCAGCAAGCGTCCCCCCGGTGCCCGCTCCCTAGAGTCCCTCGACGACGACACAGACCTTTCGGGCCCGCTAGAGTCATCCGCCCTCCGGGATCGCTCTGGCGAGACAGCCGATCGTCCCAAAAATGACGAAGAGGGGCCGGAGGAGTAA